In the genome of Trypanosoma brucei gambiense DAL972 chromosome 11, complete sequence, the window TACCATTTAATAATCGATGAAATGAAATCACAGCATGACATGCATACAGGAAAACATTACAGGGCTGCTTTTCTTGTGTTGTTGCCTGTCACTTTCGCTATGGGTACTTTCGACTTGCAAAGCCCATGCTGATGGGGAAGCCGCAGAGCCAAACACCAGCTGTTCGTATATGTTGATGCTCGATTGTCTTTTACATCCTGAGGCTACTGAGGTGGCGACCCGACGTctacagaaaacaaataggTGGAAATGGTGGCGTAGTGGCCTTCCAAGTGGATCGGAAGTGCATGTGCATCCCCCTCCAGCGCCTTTTGGGACGTGGAATGACTTTCTGTTGATGGATATTCGCTCTCCCCTTTGTGGTAAGTTGTCAGGGAATGTTATGGAGAGTGAAATAAGTGGGACCTCATTCGCTCTTCCTACCGTAGGGCGAGTTATTGTATTACGTGTCGTGGAAGATAGGTGGGTTCCAAAAGAATTTACGCGCACCCATTCGattgagtcacgaggcgacAAACTTTCCCGATGGCGGTACCCCCGTCAGTATTTGAGGCTACGAACGGCACTGAGGTGGAGCGGGTTGGGTGTTCGAGTGGCTGTACTCGACAATGGTGTTGATGCGGCGCTTTTACCACAACGGGATGTAGAGGGGATACCGAATTCtgcgggggaaaaaagtgacTGGTCAGTTGCACTATGCAGGAGTTTTGTGCCCGATGTGCCATGCGAGAACCGCCGTGATTCACATGGCACCTTCAGCGTGTCCGTTACAGCTGGCAACATTTCCTTGACTAGTAACCTTCGCAGTAACGAAGGGTTCGGCAATCAAACCACGTCCTTTACCGATGCGAGCACCGCAGAAGAAATGCCTGCAGTGAGTAAACATTACGTGGGCGTGGCCCCTGGTTCTACTGTTGGTATGTTTCGTGTGTTCGACGATGCTCGGGGCTCAAAGACATCGTGGCTGGTGTCTGCTTTGAACGATGTGTTGCAGTGGCGAGCCGATGTTGTGAGTTTGGCGTTTGGTGGCACTGATAATATGGACACCATTTTCACCGAGAAAATCCGTGTGTTGGCAATGTCAGGCGTCGTTGTCGTTGCGGCAGCTGGAAACGATGGTCCAACAATGGGAACAATTCACAACCCCGCTGACCAGGCGGAGGTATTGGCGGTTGGCTCCCTTGGAACGGTTAATTGCCGCATCGTTGCGAGCGTTATGACCGCGCACCCTGGCCACGATGATGGAGAAGGAAACTGCACAGACAGTCGTGACCAGCGGTGGGTCTCGCAGTTTTCCGGCAGGGGTCCGTCTACGGTGGAATTCCCATTCGGCGCTGGTCGGGTACGGCCGGATATTTTGGCGCTTGGAGAACATGTGGTTGGTGTAGGGCGTGTGATGGAGAAGTTTGGTATGAGTGGTGAGGAGAGGGTGCTGGGGCTGCAGGTATCTCACGGCACAAGTGTTGCAACGGCACTTGTAGCTGGGGTTGCTGCGTTGTGCATAGAAGCACTACGGACTCTGGGTGACGGGACACGCGTTAACGTCGCACTTGTGAAGGGACTTTTAATTGAGACGGCTGTGGAGCTGGTTCCTAACACTGAGAGCCTTAACTCTGTTGAAAGGGTTCTGATgcaggaaaggaagaagtacTCTCCACAGGGTGCCGGGAGCTGGTCAACCGAAGGAGATGCGTTCTTGAATGGGAAGCGACGGAGAACGCTCGATGGGGTCGATATGGTCCACACTCTATTTCACTACCGGAACGTACTTCAGTTCAGTCGTTTGAGCCAAGGCGGTGGGGAGGTGTGTCCCACATGCGCGCTCTCTCGAATCGAACTGAGGGCCCACGAATACGATCGACTACTGGAGGTTTTTGCGTTCCCCAAGGCTGTTGATGCAACGGCCGACCATCACCTTCCACATGGTGGCAAAGGACCAGCCGCAGCAACATTAGGCCCCTGCCTGCTCAACTGGCCTTACTGCGAGCAgcctttgtttccctctgCAGCACCTATCGCGTTTAATTTAAGCCTTCATAATGCTCGCTGTGAGTCCTCGCGGCTAAATCTCATTTCGCCAAACGTAACAATTTCAGGAGCCGAAGGTTTTTGCAGTACGAATCGCGTCTGTGAGCCAGGTTATCTTGGTGCCGAAATCGCACAGCAATTGGTgcttgtgcgagctgatgcttCCCTTGTTATGTCTGCCCACAGTGGATGGCTATCACTATTTGCCCTTTCACCTGCGAATGCCTCCACGACGCAAATACCACCACCTACGTCAGCGGCTGAATCCAACTCTCCAGATTCTTTCGCTTTGGATAGGTACGATCTTATTACAGTGATTGGATCTGTAAGACTTGCCTACCTGTGCACGGCAAGCGGTGAACATCAGAAGGCGAATGCGGATGTTGACGAATCAGGGGGAGTTCGTTCCGTTACTGTGCCCTTTAAATTACCGGTTGTGCGGCGCCCCTCCCGACTTGAGCGTGTGGGTTTCGATATGAGTCATCAGTGGTTTTATCCTCCAGGTCAAGTACCTGATGATGATATCCGTCAAGAGAGACATGTACTTCACTACCGCCGCGGCAACGGGCGCCTCCGCGGCCATGCTGTGCGAAGCCGCTCGGGAGAAAAGCGGTGTGGTGCCTACGAATGTGAGAGTGATCATCTCTATACAAATATGGCACCGTTCTTCTTGTATCTTCGGCGGGTTCTTGGTTTATTTGTTGAGCAGCCACTGCTCACTTACCTACCATTCGGTGTTAGCAAGATTATCGGTTTCGGAGAGGTTAACGCGAAGAGGGATGTAAAGAATGTTTCCGCAGCGGCGTTGAAGCGGTATTATGGGAACATAGGCGCTCTCATACTGTTCGATGTGGAGTTACCGCTTTTGCAGATGGAGCGTACTCTTATTTCGGACGCAGTTCGTTACGAAAAACTCCACTTACTAGTTGTGAGCGAATGGTTCAGCAGGAGCATAGCACGGGGAACCTCGTCTCATAGTTCAACCCCCGGTGGATCcttatttccctcccttaAAGGCAACCAGAACGTGAATTCCTCCTTTTGCGATGCTGATGAACCGAAGGTTAAGAGTAATGGGTGTCTACCAAAGGAACCTATGGTTTTGGACGGATCGTCACATGTGCCGTCGTTGAATGCCCTTCTCCGTGATGTTTCTCATGGAAAACTTCAACTGGACACAGAGCACGTGGTTAGTGGCGAGCTAGTTTTGGCAACCTGTCCACACCACTCGTACAAAATGCCTTCCAGTTTTTGGTCCATATCATCGTGGATTTCTTGGCTTTGGTTTGGAGGAGCGCAGCGCGCAGATGGTTGTGTGGACCGGCACTTGGGCGAGATTCAATCAGCAGGAGTGGTTCTCTGGCCCCCTACTGGTGAAAGGAACAAACAAGGAGACGAGTCCCACAGCGAACTAGGCGGAGAACGTTCTAGTGCAGACTCCAAACCTACAGCAGTTTGCAGTGTTGCAAAAAATTGGGCCAGAGGTCTTTACTTTCTTAGAAAGTTGAAGGACAGCGGGGGCAACTTAAACTGCGACGACGCGACCAACGGTTGTGGTGATGGTACCAAACAACGGGAAGTGGACGTTATGCACCCCGTGGGGCAATCTGCGTTTGTCCCCATTTTTGGTTTCGTCGGTTCAGGTGGTGACTGCTTGGGTGAAGATGGTTTGTTTGACAACGAGGGGTGCATGAAGGGAGCACCTGCCGCTGAATCCTTAAGGCACGCTGGTGGGCGTGTGGTCCTTTTTACTGATTCCAATAGTTTCAGTGATTTGCCACGCAGCGCAGCCACACTGCATCGGCTGAACCTGTTAATCTATGACACGTCGAGGCTACTCTCTCGGTCGAGTACAGAAACTTCCTTTGCAGTTGATATTTCTCATAAAATTGAGGCTATAGTGCGTGAAGAGAGTTTTCAACCCTCCCTCTCACTGGGCCTCATTGGCGACTTTGTGAGTTTCCTCCACAATGGAGGGACAAAGAACTTTATGCAGGGCGTTGACTGTCGCCGTTCGGACGGTACGAGTCTGGGACATGATTGGAATGATATCTCGACCTCCGAAAAGGCAGAAAATGGCGGACGGGACGGTCTCCATGCTGCAAATG includes:
- a CDS encoding serine peptidase, clan SB, family S8-like protein, putative, with the translated sequence MTCIQENITGLLFLCCCLSLSLWVLSTCKAHADGEAAEPNTSCSYMLMLDCLLHPEATEVATRRLQKTNRWKWWRSGLPSGSEVHVHPPPAPFGTWNDFLLMDIRSPLCGKLSGNVMESEISGTSFALPTVGRVIVLRVVEDRWVPKEFTRTHSIESRGDKLSRWRYPRQYLRLRTALRWSGLGVRVAVLDNGVDAALLPQRDVEGIPNSAGEKSDWSVALCRSFVPDVPCENRRDSHGTFSVSVTAGNISLTSNLRSNEGFGNQTTSFTDASTAEEMPAVSKHYVGVAPGSTVGMFRVFDDARGSKTSWLVSALNDVLQWRADVVSLAFGGTDNMDTIFTEKIRVLAMSGVVVVAAAGNDGPTMGTIHNPADQAEVLAVGSLGTVNCRIVASVMTAHPGHDDGEGNCTDSRDQRWVSQFSGRGPSTVEFPFGAGRVRPDILALGEHVVGVGRVMEKFGMSGEERVLGLQVSHGTSVATALVAGVAALCIEALRTLGDGTRVNVALVKGLLIETAVELVPNTESLNSVERVLMQERKKYSPQGAGSWSTEGDAFLNGKRRRTLDGVDMVHTLFHYRNVLQFSRLSQGGGEVCPTCALSRIELRAHEYDRLLEVFAFPKAVDATADHHLPHGGKGPAAATLGPCLLNWPYCEQPLFPSAAPIAFNLSLHNARCESSRLNLISPNVTISGAEGFCSTNRVCEPGYLGAEIAQQLVLVRADASLVMSAHSGWLSLFALSPANASTTQIPPPTSAAESNSPDSFALDRYDLITVIGSVRLAYLCTASGEHQKANADVDESGGVRSVTVPFKLPVVRRPSRLERVGFDMSHQWFYPPGQVPDDDIRQERHVLHYRRGNGRLRGHAVRSRSGEKRCGAYECESDHLYTNMAPFFLYLRRVLGLFVEQPLLTYLPFGVSKIIGFGEVNAKRDVKNVSAAALKRYYGNIGALILFDVELPLLQMERTLISDAVRYEKLHLLVVSEWFSRSIARGTSSHSSTPGGSLFPSLKGNQNVNSSFCDADEPKVKSNGCLPKEPMVLDGSSHVPSLNALLRDVSHGKLQLDTEHVVSGELVLATCPHHSYKMPSSFWSISSWISWLWFGGAQRADGCVDRHLGEIQSAGVVLWPPTGERNKQGDESHSELGGERSSADSKPTAVCSVAKNWARGLYFLRKLKDSGGNLNCDDATNGCGDGTKQREVDVMHPVGQSAFVPIFGFVGSGGDCLGEDGLFDNEGCMKGAPAAESLRHAGGRVVLFTDSNSFSDLPRSAATLHRLNLLIYDTSRLLSRSSTETSFAVDISHKIEAIVREESFQPSLSLGLIGDFVSFLHNGGTKNFMQGVDCRRSDGTSLGHDWNDISTSEKAENGGRDGLHAANEEDKASLLALRLFQGAPQRVAIAERVRAVLVGWEAAIASEADYTETDAVITDGDCNGSFFVQTADSRKLWSNCTYGGEGVNMILWTHILGLTFTTLVLYATNCLRCLLENMKVVAVEPSE